In one Desulfuromonadales bacterium genomic region, the following are encoded:
- a CDS encoding serine hydrolase produces MTGKLFSLIAGILLVSLLAGFTYPEQVKQERIGAEAYHLGYADPRTLGIDPDKLKKIDAIVEEAIREGATPGAVVTVLKDGKIVFDRAYGHHAYDGAVPTQSSDIFDLASVTKIFATTLAAMRLVDQGKLDLDARVGKYLGELKHSHPDKAAIRVRDLLTHRAGFIPFIPFFLKIKDGDYSPKPSSRYPVKVAEGFFLTKDYYKKVMWKRMLESPLKTPGKYVYSDISMFMLKEILERIVRKPLDVYVNEQFYKPLGACSIGFCPLDRFAEERIVPTEGDTYFRKQQLKGFVQDPGAAMAGGVSGHAGLFATAYDLAILSQMLLNGGSYNGRQYIKPETVKKFSSRQSEDSRRGLGFDCWDPESEKGYPCQLASPETFGHTGFTGTCVWIDPEHRLVYIFLSNRLYPSPDKNKLMKLNIRPRIHDVIYEAMGTGTGRTTAVDP; encoded by the coding sequence ATGACTGGAAAGCTGTTTTCCCTGATTGCAGGGATTCTTCTGGTTTCGCTGCTGGCGGGGTTCACCTATCCGGAGCAGGTGAAGCAGGAGCGCATCGGCGCCGAAGCGTACCATCTGGGTTATGCCGACCCGCGCACCCTGGGTATCGACCCGGATAAATTGAAGAAAATCGATGCCATCGTCGAAGAGGCCATCCGTGAAGGGGCGACGCCGGGTGCCGTGGTGACGGTGCTCAAAGACGGGAAAATTGTCTTCGACCGGGCCTACGGGCATCATGCGTACGACGGGGCAGTCCCTACGCAATCTTCGGACATTTTCGACCTGGCATCGGTCACCAAGATATTCGCCACCACGCTCGCTGCCATGCGCCTGGTGGACCAGGGGAAGCTGGACCTGGATGCCAGGGTGGGGAAATACCTGGGCGAATTGAAACACTCGCATCCCGACAAGGCGGCCATCAGGGTGCGCGACCTGCTGACCCATCGGGCCGGCTTTATTCCCTTCATCCCCTTTTTCCTCAAGATCAAGGATGGCGATTACAGCCCGAAGCCCTCTTCCCGCTATCCGGTCAAGGTGGCAGAGGGCTTTTTCCTGACCAAAGACTACTACAAGAAAGTGATGTGGAAGCGGATGCTGGAATCGCCGCTGAAAACCCCGGGGAAGTACGTCTACAGCGATATCAGCATGTTCATGTTGAAGGAAATTCTGGAGCGCATCGTGCGGAAGCCTCTGGATGTGTACGTCAACGAACAGTTCTACAAGCCGCTGGGCGCCTGCTCCATCGGATTCTGCCCGCTCGACCGCTTTGCCGAAGAACGGATCGTCCCCACCGAAGGCGACACCTACTTCCGCAAGCAACAGCTGAAAGGATTCGTGCAGGACCCGGGAGCGGCGATGGCGGGCGGCGTCTCGGGCCATGCCGGTCTGTTCGCTACCGCCTATGATCTGGCCATTCTTTCACAGATGCTTCTGAACGGCGGCAGCTATAACGGCCGACAATATATCAAGCCCGAAACGGTGAAAAAGTTTTCCTCCCGCCAGTCGGAGGACAGCCGTCGCGGTTTGGGTTTCGATTGCTGGGACCCCGAATCAGAGAAAGGTTATCCCTGCCAACTGGCCTCGCCGGAAACTTTCGGCCATACCGGCTTTACCGGGACTTGCGTGTGGATCGATCCTGAACATCGATTGGTTTATATCTTTCTCTCGAACCGACTCTACCCCTCGCCGGACAAAAACAAGCTTATGAAATTGAATATTCGTCCACGCATTCACGACGTT